One Ricinus communis isolate WT05 ecotype wild-type chromosome 1, ASM1957865v1, whole genome shotgun sequence DNA window includes the following coding sequences:
- the LOC8272034 gene encoding protein TIME FOR COFFEE isoform X1, protein MDRSRKLNMAAGGASGGLLKRRHRRNTPLRDSPEDETQERDRGSTRELMTDRSNTNSKPRREISTQEQEPEQETTEDEDDNETGDCPNATSYSSVFRNHVHRKSLPSFKVADEMIALSVPRKSRSASAKRLKKTWVSGNSGDDASSKKQKTTVPKVAVVEEEEEDIEIEIAEVLFGLMKQSSFTPNIVHTKDTVLALNSGPVRVASKKQKAEADDSIQIQDSSVKDESQEKMQLLSGKLENNAQQCDMTSTKSPESPVNSKLAIEDTGVATKEKSVSVKKELASCNKDSKVTIATSNLSEVEGHCIEKFKIDLMVPPPLISSPEQDGFSDKPTSEDVEMKIGNMVRKEEQVERLVKQEPVSVVELEDKKIKTNGQKPEPRIDLEKLNQDSRNDDSTQLQQKQQAKAPISKLETTAESSSVPLPIAIPGWPGGLPPLGFMPSFQTIMPLDGTAGSSAALQPPPFLLSQPCSKRCATHHYIASSIRLHQQFTKMNHFWPPITGPAALYGSKSKNSNNMRYLENTVIGNPLQGSNPVVNTNTCQEKGENVPNIPDFTRKDRSSEGANFIDTVQKKQVVLHQSPEPAAAANLTHGPAFIFSLTQHQAPATTTGSQTEAPKSTASSTLAAAAAAMSFSYPNMAANEAPYMTLLPNSGYSFPISAPIGNSQAFRGGNPAQALPFYNGSFYTSQILHPSQFQQQQSQTYPLIQPVHRNASSSSGSSSSHKQPQTQQLHRTQVSGNNFVTSTSLQSQQQQKQHVLSHQSRKLESNMSGESTSTIADTWASHSQKSVHGQSFMLPLQPNFALMPSITVGGSRNCGEKQQPQEKSLKGGVEIIPSQAFALSFASFNGGNAPLNLNFSAMAQNPTIFQSLPDMTPQGYQVISAPQSTQKKNYQLSEGKTGDSAGNPDDRKNVTLGNTSNVGRTIVFDNSARTLNFVSSPFTGNWPSCSITSNTNAAVAVNAPNSQKSQLNKLQKQHILHQQQPNGVAQSKTPIAHSLPSSAINSKFPNNALIFTQTLSQSNSSPQSPQWTSSQNIPATRAAGGPLLASNASTLENVTWHQGRATQGQISFGGDPKAILAPQGQQMPPNSQSSSVLVAGSLPSSSNLRTPTINAKAANSSVNVLQSQQSDNSSTGNGQKSSPVCGRDVPSILSTCPSHLSQLKY, encoded by the exons ATGGATAGaagtagaaaattaaatatggcTGCAGGAGGAGCCTCCGGTGGATTGTTAAAACGCCGACACAGAAGAAACACTCCCCTTCGAGACTCCCCTG AAGATGAGACGCAAGAAAGAGATAGAGGGAGTACAAGGGAATTAATGACAGATCGTAGTAACACCAACAGCAAGCCGAGAAGAGAAATTAGCACACAAGAACAAGAACCAGAGCAAGAAACAAcagaagatgaagatgataATGAAACCGGAGACTGTCCAAATGCGACGTCCTATTCTTCAGTGTTTCGCAATCATGTTCACCGGAAGAGCCTGCCTTCTTTTAAGGTTGCTGATGAAATGATTGCACTCTCCGTACCAAGAAAGTCTCGCTCAG CTTCTGCGAAAAGGTTGAAGAAGACTTGGGTTTCAGGAAATAGTGGAGATGATGCATCATCGAAG AAACAAAAGACTACCGTTCCAAAAGTAGCTGTTGTtgaagaggaggaggaggataTAGAGATTGAAATTGCTGAGGTGTTGTTTGGGTTGATGAAGCAATCATCATTTACCCCCAACATCGTTCATACTAAGGATACAGTTTTGGCCCTAAACAGTGGCCCTGTGCGTGTTG CTTCAAAGAAGCAGAAAGCGGAGGCTGATGATTCAATTCAAATACAAGACTCTTCAGTTAAAGATGAAAGCCAAGAAAAAATGCAACTGCTTTCCGGTAAATTGGAGAACAACGCCCAACAGTGTGATATGACTAGTACTAAATCACCGGAGTCTCCTGTAAATTCAAAATTGGCGATCGAAGATACTGGTGTTGCTACCAAAGAAAAATCTGTATCAGTAAAGAAGGAATTAGCTTCCTGCAATAAAGATTCCAAAGTGACAATAGC GACTTCAAATCTATCCGAGGTAGAGGGCCACTGCATCGAGAAGTTCAAGATCGATCTGATG GTTCCTCCTCCTCTGATATCTTCTCCAGAACAAGATGGCTTCAGTGATAAGCCTACATCTGAGGATGTGGAAATG AAAATAGGAAATATGGTTAGGAAGGAAGAACAGGTTGAGAGATTGGTGAAGCAGGAACCAGTATCGGTAGTGGAACTTGAAGATAAGAAGATAAAGACAAATGGGCAGAAGCCAGAACCAAGAATTGATTTGGAGAAGCTGAACCAGGACAGTAGAAATGACGATAGCACTCAATTACAGCAGAAACAGCAAGCTAAAGCTCCCATTTCTAAATTGGAAACAACTG CTGAATCTAGCTCAGTGCCTCTACCAATTGCAATTCCTGGTTGGCCAGGTGGTCTTCCTCCTCTCGG ATTCATGCCTTCCTTTCAGACAATCATGCCCTTGGATGGGACTGCAGGATCATCTGCAGCACTGCAG CCtcctccttttcttctctctcAACCTTGCTCGAAGAGATGTGCAACCCACCATTATATTGCTAGCAGCATTCGCTTGCACCAGCAGTTCACAAAAATGAACCATTTCTGGCCACCAATAACTGGCCCTGCTGCTCTATATGGAAGCAAATCCAAAAATTCCAATAATATGCGTTACCTGGAGAATACGGTCATTGGAAATCCATTGCAAGGGAGCAATCCAGTTGTCAATACAAACACTTGTCaggaaaaaggagagaatGTGCCAAATATTCCAGATTTTACCAGAAAAGATAGAAGCTCTGAAGGGGCCAACTTCATAGACACAGTACAGAAAAAGCAGGTAGTGCTTCATCAATCCCCAGAGCCAGCCGCTGCTGCTAATTTAACG CATGGCCCTGCCTTCATTTTCTCTCTCACTCAGCATCAAGCACCAGCAACAACAACAGGAAGTCAAACTGAGGCTCCTAAATCTACTGCCTCATCAACATTGGCAGCTGCAGCTGCAGCTATGAGCTTCAGTTATCCAAATATGGCTGCCAATGAAGCTCCATATATGACACTACTACCAAACAGTGGTTACTCATTCCCTATCTCTGCCCCCATTGGGAACTCACAAGCATTCAGAGGTGGAAATCCTGCTCAAGCATTACCTTTCTATAATGGGTCCTTCTACACATCTCAGATTCTACATCCTTCCCAGTTTCAGCAGCAACAATCTCAAACATACCCTCTGATCCAACCAGTTCATCGGAATGCAAGCTCGTCAAGTGGCTCATCATCATCCCACAAACAACCGCAAACTCAGCAGCTCCACAGGACACAGGTTAGTGGCAATAACTTTGTGACCTCTACAAGTTTGCAGTCACAGCAGCAACAGAAGCAGCATGTGCTATCCCATCAATCAAGGAAGCTTGAATCTAATATGAGTGGAGAAAGTACCTCAACAATTGCTGATACTTGGGCCTCTCACTCTCAAAAGAGTGTTCATGGCCAGAGCTTCATGCTTCCTCTTCAGCCAAACTTTGCGTTAATGCCTTCCATAACTGTTGGTGGCAGTCGCAATTGTGGTGAGAAGCAGCAACCGCAGGAGAAGAGCTTGAAGGGTGGAGTTGAAATTATCCCTTCTCAAGCATTTGCATTGTCATTTGCCTCTTTCAATGGAGGTAATGCACCTTTAAACTTGAACTTCTCAGCCATGGCACAAAATCCCACAATTTTCCAAAGCCTTCCAGACATGACTCCTCAAGGTTACCAGGTTATATCTGCACCACAATCCacgcaaaagaaaaattaccaaCTGTCTGAAGGGAAGACTGGAGATAGTGCTGGCAACCCTGATGATAGGAAAAACGTCACGCTGGGAAACACATCAAATGTCGGCCGGACAATTGTTTTTGATAATTCAGCTAGAACCCTTAACTTCGTGTCATCTCCTTTCACTGGAAACTGGCCTTCTTGCTCCATTACTTCTAACACTAATGCTGCAGTTGCTGTTAATGCTCCAAATTCCCAGAAAAGCCAACTAAATAAGCTTCAGAAGCAGCATATTTTGCACCAACAGCAACCTAATGGAGTAGCTCAGAGTAAAACACCAATAGCTCACAGCCTGCCTTCATCTGCCATTAATTCCAAATTTCCAAATAACGCTCTCATTTTTACGCAAACTCTATCTCAAAGCAATAGCTCTCCCCAAAGTCCCCAGTGGACAAGCTCACAAAATATCCCAGCAACTCGAGCCGCAGGAGGACCTCTCTTAGCATCCAACGCATCAACACTTGAGAATGTTACCTGGCATCAAGGAAGAGCTACACAAGGCCAAATATCTTTCGGGGGAGACCCCAAGGCCATATTAGCTCCCCAAGGGCAACAAATGCCTCCAAACAGTCAGTCTTCGTCTGTATTAGTTGCTGGGTCTCTACCTAGTTCTAGCAACTTGAGAACACCTACAATAAATGCCAAGGCAGCTAATTCATCAGTTAATGTGTTGCAGTCACAGCAGAGTGACAACTCTTCTACTGGGAATGGCCAGAAATCATCCCCAGTTTGTGGTAGGGATGTACCTTCAATCTTAAGCACATGCCCCAGTCACCTTTCTCAGCTGAAGTACTAG
- the LOC8272033 gene encoding fatty-acid-binding protein 1 produces the protein MVSLRFPFLFSQPRKQPNHATSGHFSATRTVVACAVAAGAATFAGIAATHNSYNFNNKERPFTQNVLNLLFANINSLPWGSLSLADASPTTTVVESKTGVSFPSVVYETRRLLGVGLRRKSVLGLKNINVYAFGVYADDDQVKKVLGEKYGKISISELKQNKGFKDDYMEGDICTTVRLQIVYSKLSIRSVRSAFEESVGSRLQKFGGPDNKELLQRFTSQFKDEYKIPRGSVIELSRDKGHVLRTTIDGKEVGSIQSKLLCRSILDLYIGEDPFDRQAKEDIESKLVSLIQK, from the exons atggtTTCACTGCGCTTTCCATTCTTGTTTTCTCAGCCGAGAAAGCAACCCAATCATGCCACCTCCGGCCACTTCTCTGCCACCAGAACCGTCGTGGCATGTGCGGTGGCTGCCGGAGCTGCCACATTCGCAGGCATAGCAGCAACCCACAATAGCTacaattttaataacaaaGAACGCCCATTTACACAAAACGTATTGAATTTGCTATTTGCTAATATTAACTCTCTTCCTTGGGGTTCACTTTCTTTAGCTGATGCCTCACCTACTACTACTGTTGTGGAATCAAAAACCGGCGTGTCTTTTCCTTCTGTTGTTTATGAAACGCGGAGACTTTTAGGAGTTGGGTTGAGGAGAAAGAGCGTGTTGGGATTGAAGAACATTAATGTATATGCATTTG GTGTTTATGCTGATGATGATCAAGTGAAAAAGGTTTTGGGTGagaaatatggaaaaatatcaatttccGAACTCAAGCAAAACAAAGGGTTCAAAGATGATTACATGGAAGGTGATATTTGCACAACTGTTAGACTCCAAATAGTCTACAGTAAGCTTAGCATTCGCTCAGTACGAAGTGCTTTTGAAGAATCTGTAGGAAGCAGACTGCAAAAGTTTGGGGGTCCAGATAATAAGGAATTGCTTCAGAG GTTCACTTCTCAGTTTAAGGATGAATATAAAATACCACGAGGTTCTGTGATAGAGCTCTCAAGAGACAAAGGCCATGTGCTTCGAACAACAA TTGACGGGAAGGAGGTGGGAAGCATCCAAAGCAAACTCCTATGTCGatcaattttagatttatatattGGTGAGGATCCATTTGATAGACAAGCCAAAGAAGACATCGAGAGCAAATTGGTGTCTCTCATTCAAAAGTGA
- the LOC8272034 gene encoding protein TIME FOR COFFEE isoform X2 — MDRSRKLNMAAGGASGGLLKRRHRRNTPLRDSPDETQERDRGSTRELMTDRSNTNSKPRREISTQEQEPEQETTEDEDDNETGDCPNATSYSSVFRNHVHRKSLPSFKVADEMIALSVPRKSRSASAKRLKKTWVSGNSGDDASSKKQKTTVPKVAVVEEEEEDIEIEIAEVLFGLMKQSSFTPNIVHTKDTVLALNSGPVRVASKKQKAEADDSIQIQDSSVKDESQEKMQLLSGKLENNAQQCDMTSTKSPESPVNSKLAIEDTGVATKEKSVSVKKELASCNKDSKVTIATSNLSEVEGHCIEKFKIDLMVPPPLISSPEQDGFSDKPTSEDVEMKIGNMVRKEEQVERLVKQEPVSVVELEDKKIKTNGQKPEPRIDLEKLNQDSRNDDSTQLQQKQQAKAPISKLETTAESSSVPLPIAIPGWPGGLPPLGFMPSFQTIMPLDGTAGSSAALQPPPFLLSQPCSKRCATHHYIASSIRLHQQFTKMNHFWPPITGPAALYGSKSKNSNNMRYLENTVIGNPLQGSNPVVNTNTCQEKGENVPNIPDFTRKDRSSEGANFIDTVQKKQVVLHQSPEPAAAANLTHGPAFIFSLTQHQAPATTTGSQTEAPKSTASSTLAAAAAAMSFSYPNMAANEAPYMTLLPNSGYSFPISAPIGNSQAFRGGNPAQALPFYNGSFYTSQILHPSQFQQQQSQTYPLIQPVHRNASSSSGSSSSHKQPQTQQLHRTQVSGNNFVTSTSLQSQQQQKQHVLSHQSRKLESNMSGESTSTIADTWASHSQKSVHGQSFMLPLQPNFALMPSITVGGSRNCGEKQQPQEKSLKGGVEIIPSQAFALSFASFNGGNAPLNLNFSAMAQNPTIFQSLPDMTPQGYQVISAPQSTQKKNYQLSEGKTGDSAGNPDDRKNVTLGNTSNVGRTIVFDNSARTLNFVSSPFTGNWPSCSITSNTNAAVAVNAPNSQKSQLNKLQKQHILHQQQPNGVAQSKTPIAHSLPSSAINSKFPNNALIFTQTLSQSNSSPQSPQWTSSQNIPATRAAGGPLLASNASTLENVTWHQGRATQGQISFGGDPKAILAPQGQQMPPNSQSSSVLVAGSLPSSSNLRTPTINAKAANSSVNVLQSQQSDNSSTGNGQKSSPVCGRDVPSILSTCPSHLSQLKY, encoded by the exons ATGGATAGaagtagaaaattaaatatggcTGCAGGAGGAGCCTCCGGTGGATTGTTAAAACGCCGACACAGAAGAAACACTCCCCTTCGAGACTCCCCTG ATGAGACGCAAGAAAGAGATAGAGGGAGTACAAGGGAATTAATGACAGATCGTAGTAACACCAACAGCAAGCCGAGAAGAGAAATTAGCACACAAGAACAAGAACCAGAGCAAGAAACAAcagaagatgaagatgataATGAAACCGGAGACTGTCCAAATGCGACGTCCTATTCTTCAGTGTTTCGCAATCATGTTCACCGGAAGAGCCTGCCTTCTTTTAAGGTTGCTGATGAAATGATTGCACTCTCCGTACCAAGAAAGTCTCGCTCAG CTTCTGCGAAAAGGTTGAAGAAGACTTGGGTTTCAGGAAATAGTGGAGATGATGCATCATCGAAG AAACAAAAGACTACCGTTCCAAAAGTAGCTGTTGTtgaagaggaggaggaggataTAGAGATTGAAATTGCTGAGGTGTTGTTTGGGTTGATGAAGCAATCATCATTTACCCCCAACATCGTTCATACTAAGGATACAGTTTTGGCCCTAAACAGTGGCCCTGTGCGTGTTG CTTCAAAGAAGCAGAAAGCGGAGGCTGATGATTCAATTCAAATACAAGACTCTTCAGTTAAAGATGAAAGCCAAGAAAAAATGCAACTGCTTTCCGGTAAATTGGAGAACAACGCCCAACAGTGTGATATGACTAGTACTAAATCACCGGAGTCTCCTGTAAATTCAAAATTGGCGATCGAAGATACTGGTGTTGCTACCAAAGAAAAATCTGTATCAGTAAAGAAGGAATTAGCTTCCTGCAATAAAGATTCCAAAGTGACAATAGC GACTTCAAATCTATCCGAGGTAGAGGGCCACTGCATCGAGAAGTTCAAGATCGATCTGATG GTTCCTCCTCCTCTGATATCTTCTCCAGAACAAGATGGCTTCAGTGATAAGCCTACATCTGAGGATGTGGAAATG AAAATAGGAAATATGGTTAGGAAGGAAGAACAGGTTGAGAGATTGGTGAAGCAGGAACCAGTATCGGTAGTGGAACTTGAAGATAAGAAGATAAAGACAAATGGGCAGAAGCCAGAACCAAGAATTGATTTGGAGAAGCTGAACCAGGACAGTAGAAATGACGATAGCACTCAATTACAGCAGAAACAGCAAGCTAAAGCTCCCATTTCTAAATTGGAAACAACTG CTGAATCTAGCTCAGTGCCTCTACCAATTGCAATTCCTGGTTGGCCAGGTGGTCTTCCTCCTCTCGG ATTCATGCCTTCCTTTCAGACAATCATGCCCTTGGATGGGACTGCAGGATCATCTGCAGCACTGCAG CCtcctccttttcttctctctcAACCTTGCTCGAAGAGATGTGCAACCCACCATTATATTGCTAGCAGCATTCGCTTGCACCAGCAGTTCACAAAAATGAACCATTTCTGGCCACCAATAACTGGCCCTGCTGCTCTATATGGAAGCAAATCCAAAAATTCCAATAATATGCGTTACCTGGAGAATACGGTCATTGGAAATCCATTGCAAGGGAGCAATCCAGTTGTCAATACAAACACTTGTCaggaaaaaggagagaatGTGCCAAATATTCCAGATTTTACCAGAAAAGATAGAAGCTCTGAAGGGGCCAACTTCATAGACACAGTACAGAAAAAGCAGGTAGTGCTTCATCAATCCCCAGAGCCAGCCGCTGCTGCTAATTTAACG CATGGCCCTGCCTTCATTTTCTCTCTCACTCAGCATCAAGCACCAGCAACAACAACAGGAAGTCAAACTGAGGCTCCTAAATCTACTGCCTCATCAACATTGGCAGCTGCAGCTGCAGCTATGAGCTTCAGTTATCCAAATATGGCTGCCAATGAAGCTCCATATATGACACTACTACCAAACAGTGGTTACTCATTCCCTATCTCTGCCCCCATTGGGAACTCACAAGCATTCAGAGGTGGAAATCCTGCTCAAGCATTACCTTTCTATAATGGGTCCTTCTACACATCTCAGATTCTACATCCTTCCCAGTTTCAGCAGCAACAATCTCAAACATACCCTCTGATCCAACCAGTTCATCGGAATGCAAGCTCGTCAAGTGGCTCATCATCATCCCACAAACAACCGCAAACTCAGCAGCTCCACAGGACACAGGTTAGTGGCAATAACTTTGTGACCTCTACAAGTTTGCAGTCACAGCAGCAACAGAAGCAGCATGTGCTATCCCATCAATCAAGGAAGCTTGAATCTAATATGAGTGGAGAAAGTACCTCAACAATTGCTGATACTTGGGCCTCTCACTCTCAAAAGAGTGTTCATGGCCAGAGCTTCATGCTTCCTCTTCAGCCAAACTTTGCGTTAATGCCTTCCATAACTGTTGGTGGCAGTCGCAATTGTGGTGAGAAGCAGCAACCGCAGGAGAAGAGCTTGAAGGGTGGAGTTGAAATTATCCCTTCTCAAGCATTTGCATTGTCATTTGCCTCTTTCAATGGAGGTAATGCACCTTTAAACTTGAACTTCTCAGCCATGGCACAAAATCCCACAATTTTCCAAAGCCTTCCAGACATGACTCCTCAAGGTTACCAGGTTATATCTGCACCACAATCCacgcaaaagaaaaattaccaaCTGTCTGAAGGGAAGACTGGAGATAGTGCTGGCAACCCTGATGATAGGAAAAACGTCACGCTGGGAAACACATCAAATGTCGGCCGGACAATTGTTTTTGATAATTCAGCTAGAACCCTTAACTTCGTGTCATCTCCTTTCACTGGAAACTGGCCTTCTTGCTCCATTACTTCTAACACTAATGCTGCAGTTGCTGTTAATGCTCCAAATTCCCAGAAAAGCCAACTAAATAAGCTTCAGAAGCAGCATATTTTGCACCAACAGCAACCTAATGGAGTAGCTCAGAGTAAAACACCAATAGCTCACAGCCTGCCTTCATCTGCCATTAATTCCAAATTTCCAAATAACGCTCTCATTTTTACGCAAACTCTATCTCAAAGCAATAGCTCTCCCCAAAGTCCCCAGTGGACAAGCTCACAAAATATCCCAGCAACTCGAGCCGCAGGAGGACCTCTCTTAGCATCCAACGCATCAACACTTGAGAATGTTACCTGGCATCAAGGAAGAGCTACACAAGGCCAAATATCTTTCGGGGGAGACCCCAAGGCCATATTAGCTCCCCAAGGGCAACAAATGCCTCCAAACAGTCAGTCTTCGTCTGTATTAGTTGCTGGGTCTCTACCTAGTTCTAGCAACTTGAGAACACCTACAATAAATGCCAAGGCAGCTAATTCATCAGTTAATGTGTTGCAGTCACAGCAGAGTGACAACTCTTCTACTGGGAATGGCCAGAAATCATCCCCAGTTTGTGGTAGGGATGTACCTTCAATCTTAAGCACATGCCCCAGTCACCTTTCTCAGCTGAAGTACTAG